In Neofelis nebulosa isolate mNeoNeb1 chromosome 10, mNeoNeb1.pri, whole genome shotgun sequence, one DNA window encodes the following:
- the IRF7 gene encoding interferon regulatory factor 7 isoform X2 yields MAAAPERGPPRPRFADWLLGEVGSGRYEGLRWLDAARTRFRVPWKHFARKDLGEADARIFKAWAVARGRWPPSNGGSDQLASEGPLRASWKTNFRCALHSTQRFVMLQDNSGDPTDPHKVYALSSALGWRGPGTNQGDEKAPEDVRPLMGGLPRPCPAGAAAERQGPGLSSEPCAPSSPLGPTGNAGDLLLQALEQSCLEDHLLEAAWGLDPIPPEAPGPALPNIVPYLPRAVETAPSPRLQALQQAQVTDAGPAPALEPWQPPREVAPGIRTAGEVVAGPGRSQIGSQAEPSPGALEVTIMYKGRTVLQETVGRPSFVFLYGSPSPATEAAEPQHVAFPSPAELPDQKQLHYTEKLLQHVAPGLQLELRGPRLWARRLGKCKVYWEVGGPLGSASPSTPPCLLQRNQDTPIFDFSAFFRELVEFRACRRRRSPHYTIYLGFGQDLSAGRPKEKSLVLVKLEPWLCRAHLEYVQREGVSSLDSSSLGLCLSSCNSLYEALEHFLMEVEQPA; encoded by the exons ATGGCCGCGGCTCCCGAAAG GGGGCCCCCGCGCCCGCGGTTCGCGGACTGGCTTCTGGGGGAGGTCGGCAGCGGCCGCTACGAAGGCCTGCGGTGGCTGGACGCGGCCCGCACGCGCTTTCGCGTGCCTTGGAAGCACTTCGCCCGGAAGGACCTGGGCGAGGCCGACGCGCGCATCTTCAAG GCCTGGGCCGTGGCCCGCGGCAGGTGGCCGCCCAGCAACGGCGGAAGTGACCAGCTGGCTTCCGAAGGCCCGCTCCGCGCCAGCTGGAAAACCAACTTCCGCTGTGCGCTGCACAGCACCCAGCGCTTTGTGATGCTGCAAGACAACTCGGGGGACCCCACCGACCCGCATAAGGTGTACGCGCTCAGCTCCGCGCTGGGGTGGAGAG GCCCAGGCACTAACCAGGGGGACGAGAAGGCCCCGGAAGACGTCCGACCCTTGATG GGTGGGCTCCCTAGGCCATGCCCGGCAGGAGCTGCTGCTGAGAGGCAGGGGCCCGGGCTGAGCTCTGAGCCCTGTGCCCCCAGCTCCCCTTTGGGCCCCACTGGCAATGCTGGGGACCTCttgctccaggctctggagcagAGCTGCCTGGAGGACCATCTGCTGGAAGCTGCATGGGGGTTGGACCCGATCCCCCCGGAGGCCCCTG GCCCAGCGCTCCCCAACATTGTGCCATACCTGCCTAGGGCAGTGGagacagcccccagccccaggctgcaGGCCCTGCAGCAGGCCCAGGTGACAG ACGCAGGCCCGGCCCCAGCCCTGGAGCCCTGGCAGCCCCCACGGGAGGTGGCGCCTGGCATCCGGACGGCAGGTGAGGTCGTGGCCGGGCCCGGCCGCTCACAGATCGGGTCACAGGCAGAGCCCAGCCCGGGGGCCCTGGAGGTGACCATCATGTACAAGGGCCGCACAGTGCTGCAGGAGACCGTGGGGCGTCCGAGCTTTGTGTTTCTGTACGGGTCCCCCAGCCCAGCCACCGAGGCCGCAGAGCCCCAGCACGTGGCCTTCCCGAGCCCGGCCGAGCTCCCGGACCAGAAGCAGCTTCACTACACAGAGAAGCTCTTGCAGCACGTGGCCCCCGGCCTGCAGCTGGAGCTCCGGGGGCCCAGGCTGTGGGCGCGGCGCCTGGGCAAATGCAAGGTCTACTGGGAGGTGGGCGGGCCCCTGGGCTCCGCCAGCCCCTCCACGCCCCCGTGCCTGCTGCAAAGGAACCAGGACACCCCCATCTTCGACTTCAGCGCCTTCTTCCGAG AGCTGGTAGAGTTCCGGGCTTGCCGGCGTCGGCGCTCCCCGCACTACACCATCTACCTGGGCTTTGGGCAGGACCTGTCGGCTGGGAGGCCCAAGGAGAAGAGCCTGGTCCTGGTGAAG CTGGAGCCGTGGCTGTGCCGGGCGCACCTGGAGTACGTGCAGCGAGAAGGCGTGTCCTCCCTGGACAGCAGCAGCCTCGGCCTCTGCCTGTCCAGCTGCAACAGCCTCTACGAGGCCCTGGAGCACTTCCTCATGGAGGTGGAACAGCCCGCCTAA
- the IRF7 gene encoding interferon regulatory factor 7 isoform X1: protein MAAAPERGPPRPRFADWLLGEVGSGRYEGLRWLDAARTRFRVPWKHFARKDLGEADARIFKAWAVARGRWPPSNGGSDQLASEGPLRASWKTNFRCALHSTQRFVMLQDNSGDPTDPHKVYALSSALGWREGPGTNQGDEKAPEDVRPLMGGLPRPCPAGAAAERQGPGLSSEPCAPSSPLGPTGNAGDLLLQALEQSCLEDHLLEAAWGLDPIPPEAPGPALPNIVPYLPRAVETAPSPRLQALQQAQVTDAGPAPALEPWQPPREVAPGIRTAGEVVAGPGRSQIGSQAEPSPGALEVTIMYKGRTVLQETVGRPSFVFLYGSPSPATEAAEPQHVAFPSPAELPDQKQLHYTEKLLQHVAPGLQLELRGPRLWARRLGKCKVYWEVGGPLGSASPSTPPCLLQRNQDTPIFDFSAFFRELVEFRACRRRRSPHYTIYLGFGQDLSAGRPKEKSLVLVKLEPWLCRAHLEYVQREGVSSLDSSSLGLCLSSCNSLYEALEHFLMEVEQPA from the exons ATGGCCGCGGCTCCCGAAAG GGGGCCCCCGCGCCCGCGGTTCGCGGACTGGCTTCTGGGGGAGGTCGGCAGCGGCCGCTACGAAGGCCTGCGGTGGCTGGACGCGGCCCGCACGCGCTTTCGCGTGCCTTGGAAGCACTTCGCCCGGAAGGACCTGGGCGAGGCCGACGCGCGCATCTTCAAG GCCTGGGCCGTGGCCCGCGGCAGGTGGCCGCCCAGCAACGGCGGAAGTGACCAGCTGGCTTCCGAAGGCCCGCTCCGCGCCAGCTGGAAAACCAACTTCCGCTGTGCGCTGCACAGCACCCAGCGCTTTGTGATGCTGCAAGACAACTCGGGGGACCCCACCGACCCGCATAAGGTGTACGCGCTCAGCTCCGCGCTGGGGTGGAGAG AAGGCCCAGGCACTAACCAGGGGGACGAGAAGGCCCCGGAAGACGTCCGACCCTTGATG GGTGGGCTCCCTAGGCCATGCCCGGCAGGAGCTGCTGCTGAGAGGCAGGGGCCCGGGCTGAGCTCTGAGCCCTGTGCCCCCAGCTCCCCTTTGGGCCCCACTGGCAATGCTGGGGACCTCttgctccaggctctggagcagAGCTGCCTGGAGGACCATCTGCTGGAAGCTGCATGGGGGTTGGACCCGATCCCCCCGGAGGCCCCTG GCCCAGCGCTCCCCAACATTGTGCCATACCTGCCTAGGGCAGTGGagacagcccccagccccaggctgcaGGCCCTGCAGCAGGCCCAGGTGACAG ACGCAGGCCCGGCCCCAGCCCTGGAGCCCTGGCAGCCCCCACGGGAGGTGGCGCCTGGCATCCGGACGGCAGGTGAGGTCGTGGCCGGGCCCGGCCGCTCACAGATCGGGTCACAGGCAGAGCCCAGCCCGGGGGCCCTGGAGGTGACCATCATGTACAAGGGCCGCACAGTGCTGCAGGAGACCGTGGGGCGTCCGAGCTTTGTGTTTCTGTACGGGTCCCCCAGCCCAGCCACCGAGGCCGCAGAGCCCCAGCACGTGGCCTTCCCGAGCCCGGCCGAGCTCCCGGACCAGAAGCAGCTTCACTACACAGAGAAGCTCTTGCAGCACGTGGCCCCCGGCCTGCAGCTGGAGCTCCGGGGGCCCAGGCTGTGGGCGCGGCGCCTGGGCAAATGCAAGGTCTACTGGGAGGTGGGCGGGCCCCTGGGCTCCGCCAGCCCCTCCACGCCCCCGTGCCTGCTGCAAAGGAACCAGGACACCCCCATCTTCGACTTCAGCGCCTTCTTCCGAG AGCTGGTAGAGTTCCGGGCTTGCCGGCGTCGGCGCTCCCCGCACTACACCATCTACCTGGGCTTTGGGCAGGACCTGTCGGCTGGGAGGCCCAAGGAGAAGAGCCTGGTCCTGGTGAAG CTGGAGCCGTGGCTGTGCCGGGCGCACCTGGAGTACGTGCAGCGAGAAGGCGTGTCCTCCCTGGACAGCAGCAGCCTCGGCCTCTGCCTGTCCAGCTGCAACAGCCTCTACGAGGCCCTGGAGCACTTCCTCATGGAGGTGGAACAGCCCGCCTAA